The Gemmata palustris genome includes a region encoding these proteins:
- a CDS encoding prenyltransferase/squalene oxidase repeat-containing protein: protein MKPPHLLTDNSLSERDAAWFEELAGTGARGRAALIACQEPDGHWLGELEDDQNLGAELVLLLAFLGRADDPRIPLAANYLLKQQQATDSWGDVGPSVRSYFALKIAGYTADEPQMQRAASAIRALGGAEASDALTRFYLAMLAQIPYSVCPTVPVETVLLPKWLRGIGATPAWERPVRVALGVIRAHEPVTPLPEAMHVGELFVRSPEARHERRGFGPLRRRAVRAAANWIRARYSAAGPGTRFRALTLNAVVLKCLGVPTDDSEMRWVLKQLGALCVVDGDTLRVRPSESPVRDTALSLSAASTGTGNGSARGESAAQWLLEFETRNAGFTDTDSTALALIALARSGYALRETCNGAVCRALDFLLAMQNRDGGWAAFDRGLRADPSCPALTARVLEALSHFGFRAGQPPVDTAVAFVLSHQEVSSSWRTRWGTNPLATTSQVLVGLHAVGFDTFAIPLRRAVRWLKESQNADGSWGDSTPTETAWALLALLAAGEGESAEVRAGAEFLVGTQHADGSWTESAFTGTDFAHGSKLKSELYPMCFPLMALDRYLADRIEPAEAPKVLTRTDLGHQTGGPKVYRHTLAEM, encoded by the coding sequence GTGAAACCCCCGCATTTACTCACCGATAATTCTCTCTCCGAGCGCGACGCGGCCTGGTTCGAGGAACTGGCCGGCACCGGTGCCCGCGGGCGCGCGGCACTGATCGCGTGCCAGGAGCCGGACGGCCACTGGCTCGGTGAACTCGAAGACGATCAGAACCTCGGCGCCGAACTGGTTCTTCTACTCGCGTTCCTCGGGCGTGCCGACGACCCACGCATCCCGCTCGCCGCCAATTACCTCTTGAAGCAGCAACAGGCGACCGATTCGTGGGGCGACGTCGGCCCATCCGTGCGGTCGTACTTCGCACTGAAGATCGCGGGCTACACGGCAGACGAGCCGCAAATGCAGCGCGCGGCCAGCGCGATCCGCGCACTCGGCGGCGCGGAGGCGAGCGACGCACTCACACGCTTCTACCTCGCGATGCTCGCTCAGATTCCGTACTCCGTGTGCCCGACGGTGCCGGTTGAGACGGTCCTCTTACCGAAGTGGCTCCGCGGCATCGGCGCAACGCCCGCGTGGGAGCGGCCCGTTCGCGTCGCGCTCGGCGTGATCCGCGCGCACGAGCCCGTCACGCCCCTTCCCGAGGCGATGCACGTCGGCGAACTGTTCGTTCGGTCCCCCGAAGCCCGGCACGAACGGCGCGGGTTCGGGCCGCTCCGCCGGCGCGCGGTCCGCGCTGCGGCCAACTGGATTCGCGCGCGATATTCCGCAGCCGGCCCCGGCACGCGGTTTCGAGCGCTGACACTGAACGCGGTCGTGCTCAAGTGCCTGGGTGTGCCCACCGACGATAGCGAAATGCGGTGGGTGTTGAAGCAACTCGGCGCCCTGTGCGTAGTCGATGGCGACACGCTCCGCGTGCGCCCGTCTGAATCACCCGTGCGCGATACGGCGTTGTCACTCAGCGCCGCGAGTACGGGAACAGGGAACGGTTCGGCGCGAGGCGAATCGGCCGCGCAGTGGCTGTTAGAGTTCGAGACTCGGAACGCCGGCTTCACGGACACCGATAGCACGGCGCTGGCGCTGATCGCGCTCGCGCGAAGTGGTTACGCGCTGCGCGAAACGTGTAACGGGGCGGTGTGCCGGGCGCTCGACTTCTTGTTGGCCATGCAGAACCGCGACGGCGGATGGGCCGCGTTCGACCGCGGGCTGAGGGCCGACCCGAGTTGCCCCGCGCTGACCGCGCGCGTTCTCGAAGCACTCAGCCACTTCGGGTTCCGTGCCGGGCAACCGCCGGTCGATACGGCCGTAGCGTTCGTACTCAGCCACCAGGAAGTGAGCAGCAGTTGGCGCACCCGCTGGGGCACGAATCCCCTCGCAACAACGAGCCAAGTGCTCGTCGGACTGCACGCGGTCGGGTTCGACACATTCGCGATCCCGCTGCGCCGGGCCGTGCGGTGGCTGAAAGAATCTCAGAACGCGGACGGCAGTTGGGGTGATTCAACCCCTACCGAAACCGCATGGGCGCTGCTCGCGTTACTCGCGGCCGGTGAAGGCGAAAGCGCCGAAGTGCGCGCGGGAGCGGAGTTCCTCGTCGGCACGCAGCACGCAGACGGCTCGTGGACCGAGAGCGCATTCACGGGCACCGACTTCGCGCACGGTAGCAAGCTCAAGAGCGAGCTGTACCCGATGTGCTTCCCGCTAATGGCGCTCGACCGCTACCTCGCGGACCGCATCGAGCCGGCGGAAGCCCCGAAGGTGCTCACGCGAACCGACCTCGGGCACCAAACAGGTGGCCCGAAGGTCTATCGGCACACACTCGCAGAAATGTAG
- a CDS encoding NAD(P)-binding domain-containing protein has translation MLKTQSLRIAIIGAGPIGIEAALYAKACGFTVAVFDRGPVGEHVRRWGHARMFTPFGMNATPLGLTEVRREKGSRSIPTEPDLLTGREFLDFYLLPLAESETLLESLNLEAAVLQVGRAAGVKKSEVAERLPFRLLVRDGAGKERIETADAVLDCTGTYITPYRLGDGNIPAVGELAARPHIAWGLEDILGEKRAHYANKSIILVGDGYSAASAICALATLAEEANDTWVFWLTRGPRGQPLPRMPNDPLKERDRLATKANSLATRCDGHLEFHPQTVLDEVICHGPDQGFRVAGRSNGKPVSWEVERVIANVGYRADLRISDGLRVNDPIGLPETGESNYFILGAKSYGRNSGFLLRDGFDQIRRVFATLTGNARLDHYAKKAA, from the coding sequence ATGCTCAAAACTCAATCCCTTCGCATTGCAATTATCGGCGCGGGACCGATCGGAATCGAAGCGGCACTGTACGCGAAGGCGTGCGGGTTCACGGTCGCGGTGTTCGATCGCGGACCGGTCGGCGAGCACGTGCGGCGCTGGGGCCACGCACGAATGTTTACGCCGTTCGGCATGAACGCGACGCCTCTCGGCCTCACCGAAGTACGGCGCGAAAAAGGGTCGCGCTCGATACCCACAGAACCCGATCTCCTCACCGGGCGCGAGTTCCTCGATTTCTACCTGCTCCCGCTCGCGGAATCCGAAACGCTCCTCGAATCCCTCAACCTCGAAGCGGCCGTGCTGCAAGTCGGGCGCGCGGCGGGTGTGAAGAAGTCGGAAGTCGCGGAGCGCCTGCCGTTCCGGTTGCTCGTGCGCGACGGCGCGGGCAAGGAGCGCATCGAAACCGCCGACGCGGTACTCGATTGCACCGGCACGTACATCACGCCGTACCGCCTCGGCGACGGCAACATCCCCGCCGTGGGCGAACTGGCCGCGCGTCCGCACATTGCCTGGGGGCTGGAAGACATTTTGGGCGAGAAACGCGCGCACTACGCGAACAAGAGCATCATCCTCGTGGGCGACGGGTACTCCGCGGCCTCGGCCATTTGTGCCCTTGCGACGCTCGCGGAAGAAGCGAACGACACCTGGGTGTTCTGGCTCACGCGCGGCCCGCGCGGACAACCGCTCCCGCGCATGCCCAACGACCCACTGAAAGAGCGCGACCGCCTCGCAACCAAAGCGAACTCTCTCGCGACCCGGTGCGACGGCCACCTGGAGTTCCACCCGCAAACCGTCCTCGACGAGGTTATCTGCCACGGACCGGATCAGGGCTTCCGCGTGGCCGGGCGGAGCAACGGCAAGCCCGTCTCGTGGGAAGTGGAGCGCGTGATCGCCAACGTCGGCTACCGGGCCGATTTGCGCATCAGTGACGGGCTGCGCGTGAATGATCCGATCGGCCTCCCTGAAACCGGCGAGTCGAATTACTTCATCCTCGGCGCGAAGAGTTACGGGCGCAACTCCGGGTTCCTCCTGCGCGACGGCTTCGACCAGATCCGCCGCGTGTTCGCGACGCTCACGGGCAACGCGCGCCTCGACCACTACGCGAAGAAAGCCGCGTGA
- a CDS encoding FtsK/SpoIIIE domain-containing protein, producing MRTISSPDYGAAMSDNLFDRQRSALARLSEAARARAASEAELTAAFETTSEKAEREVLRARKGHAAALEKGVGELDAERAAIQERMAREFTVEQVANERNRDDRRKLTTDRFNTAQKNGQTKYDEQIWSHNTLYEAGEKTAKEQLDTLQRKAAAGREQVDALWAEAEPLFKRGRVSRAEVEFAGELPEPTDDDPIKRMNKWLASAEETIAKLRASRLPGLGRFGGLLFFLALATGIGASTFSFLPADTALPATAGIGVALGLALWLLVRSLGRQSTVRQGKVIAERLAESARSCQLLADYASAEFVAEIKRLREKHARERQKTDEYYVPLLATQKKQFEEELVRIDSDFALGAERIRRKRVSETQATDESYLAKKTEIETRLGAELGAAEQSFGEKMATATAVRDDAWNAMADRWNGTTNEVANTFGELRTAGASTFPAWDEFAASRALANQVPAGVRFGELNVDLNAITDAVPTDERLAAPAALYGAIPAYLPFPDKCSVLLRCRDEGRAAGVSALQSMMLRFLTGLPPGKVRFTIVDPVSLGDNFAAFMHLADHDEKLVTSQIWTEPRDIEQRLTDLTDHTASVIQKYLRNQYKSIEEYNKAAGEVAEPYRVLVVANFPNNFTPEAAKRLVSLANSGPSCGVCVLVTADTKAAMPRDFNLADLEAASYTLAWKEGRFVPKDPALAPFPPALDKPPEPSTVAALVQRIGKASKEAVRVEVPFEYIAPKPGDVWTGSAAKGFEVAVGRAGATRKQLFSLGRGTAQHAVVAGKTGSGKSTLLHALITNLALTYSPDEAELYLIDFKEGVEFQWYATYRLPHARVVAIQSEREFGLSVLQRLDGILRERGEKFRDAGVNDLAGYRAAKPDEKTPRILLVIDEFQAFFTEDDKLAQEASLLLDRLVRQGRAFGLHVLLGSQTLGGAYSLARSTIDQMAVRVALQCSDADAQLILSKDNTAARLLSRPGEAIYNDQNGLVEGNDPFQVVWLAEEKREQVLEDLHKRAGDRWPAPLVFSGNTSAALANNRVLAKQLAEPAPVKVPTAWLGDPVAIKEPTAAMFRAHGGANLLMIGQSEDAARALFVSSVLSLAAQLVRPTPAPTFTILDGTPDDADEAEYLRKFAEQLPNATCPNRMGLPAALAELASEVERRQKGEAERSPRFVLIFGVHRFRELRKADDDFSFGRRGEREPTPAERLTTILRDGPLAGVHAIVWCDSLVNLNRAFDRPLVREFAMRVLFQMSATDSSTLMDAPTASKLGRHRALYLQDEQERPEKFRPYGLPPAEWLNAACDALRARLTLQAEPAGV from the coding sequence GTGCGCACGATCTCTTCGCCCGATTACGGTGCCGCCATGTCCGACAACCTGTTCGATCGCCAACGGTCCGCCCTCGCGCGCCTCTCCGAAGCGGCCCGCGCCCGGGCCGCCTCCGAAGCCGAACTCACCGCCGCGTTCGAGACCACGAGCGAAAAGGCCGAGCGCGAGGTGTTGCGCGCGAGAAAGGGCCACGCCGCCGCACTCGAAAAGGGGGTCGGCGAACTCGACGCCGAGCGCGCCGCGATTCAGGAGCGCATGGCGCGCGAATTCACGGTCGAGCAGGTCGCCAACGAGCGCAACCGCGACGACCGCCGGAAGCTGACTACGGACCGGTTCAACACGGCGCAAAAGAACGGCCAGACCAAGTACGACGAACAAATTTGGAGCCACAACACGCTGTACGAAGCGGGCGAAAAGACCGCGAAGGAGCAACTCGACACGCTCCAGCGCAAGGCCGCGGCCGGGCGCGAACAGGTTGATGCGCTGTGGGCCGAGGCCGAACCGCTGTTCAAGCGGGGCCGCGTTTCGCGCGCGGAGGTCGAGTTCGCGGGCGAACTTCCCGAACCGACGGACGACGACCCGATCAAGCGGATGAACAAGTGGCTCGCCTCGGCCGAGGAGACCATCGCGAAACTGCGGGCGAGTCGCTTACCGGGTCTGGGCCGCTTCGGTGGGTTGCTCTTCTTCCTCGCGCTCGCGACCGGCATCGGCGCGAGCACGTTCTCGTTCCTCCCCGCGGACACCGCCCTTCCCGCCACCGCTGGCATCGGGGTTGCGCTCGGGTTGGCGTTGTGGCTGCTCGTCCGGTCGCTCGGCCGGCAGTCCACCGTTCGGCAGGGTAAGGTGATCGCCGAGCGCCTCGCGGAGTCCGCGCGCTCGTGCCAACTGCTCGCCGACTATGCCTCCGCCGAGTTCGTGGCCGAGATCAAGCGCCTCCGCGAAAAACACGCCCGCGAGCGCCAGAAAACGGACGAGTACTACGTCCCGCTACTGGCGACCCAGAAGAAGCAGTTCGAGGAGGAACTGGTTCGGATCGACTCGGATTTCGCGCTCGGCGCCGAACGTATCCGACGCAAGCGCGTCAGCGAGACCCAAGCGACCGATGAGAGTTACCTCGCGAAGAAGACCGAGATCGAGACCCGTCTCGGCGCGGAATTGGGTGCCGCAGAACAGTCGTTCGGCGAGAAAATGGCCACCGCGACCGCCGTCCGCGACGATGCGTGGAACGCGATGGCGGACCGGTGGAACGGCACAACCAACGAAGTCGCAAACACGTTTGGCGAGCTGCGAACCGCGGGCGCGTCTACCTTTCCCGCTTGGGACGAATTCGCCGCCTCACGCGCGCTTGCGAACCAGGTTCCGGCCGGGGTGCGGTTCGGCGAACTCAACGTCGACCTGAACGCCATCACGGACGCGGTCCCCACCGACGAGCGCCTCGCCGCGCCCGCGGCCCTTTATGGCGCAATTCCGGCGTACCTCCCCTTCCCCGACAAGTGCTCCGTGCTGTTGCGCTGTCGCGACGAGGGACGCGCTGCGGGTGTATCCGCGCTTCAGTCAATGATGCTCCGGTTCCTTACGGGACTACCGCCGGGCAAGGTGCGGTTCACCATCGTCGACCCCGTCAGCCTCGGCGACAACTTCGCCGCGTTCATGCACCTCGCGGACCACGACGAGAAGCTGGTCACGTCGCAAATCTGGACCGAACCGCGCGACATCGAACAGCGCCTCACGGACCTCACCGACCACACCGCGAGCGTGATCCAGAAGTACCTGCGTAACCAGTACAAGTCGATCGAGGAGTACAACAAGGCGGCGGGCGAAGTGGCCGAGCCGTACCGCGTGCTGGTGGTGGCGAACTTCCCGAACAACTTCACCCCGGAAGCCGCAAAGCGCCTCGTGAGCCTCGCGAACAGCGGTCCGTCGTGCGGCGTCTGCGTTCTCGTGACCGCGGACACGAAGGCCGCGATGCCGCGTGACTTCAACCTCGCGGATTTGGAAGCAGCCAGTTACACACTCGCGTGGAAAGAAGGCCGATTCGTACCGAAAGACCCGGCCCTCGCACCGTTCCCGCCCGCACTCGACAAGCCGCCGGAACCCTCGACCGTGGCCGCGCTCGTTCAGCGAATCGGCAAGGCGAGCAAGGAAGCCGTCCGCGTGGAGGTGCCGTTCGAGTACATCGCACCGAAGCCCGGCGACGTGTGGACCGGCAGCGCCGCGAAGGGATTCGAGGTAGCCGTCGGGCGCGCGGGTGCCACTCGGAAGCAGCTCTTCTCGCTCGGACGCGGTACCGCACAACACGCCGTCGTCGCGGGGAAAACCGGGTCCGGTAAATCCACGCTGCTCCACGCACTGATTACGAACCTCGCGCTTACGTACAGCCCGGACGAAGCGGAACTGTACCTCATCGACTTCAAGGAGGGCGTCGAGTTCCAGTGGTACGCGACTTACCGCTTACCGCACGCCCGCGTCGTCGCGATTCAGAGCGAGCGCGAGTTCGGGTTGAGCGTGCTGCAGCGGCTCGACGGCATCCTGCGCGAGCGCGGCGAAAAGTTCCGCGACGCGGGCGTAAACGATTTGGCCGGTTACCGCGCCGCGAAGCCGGACGAAAAAACGCCCCGCATCCTGCTCGTGATCGACGAGTTCCAGGCTTTCTTCACCGAGGACGACAAACTCGCACAAGAAGCCTCTCTCTTGCTCGACCGGCTCGTCCGGCAGGGGCGCGCGTTCGGGCTGCACGTGCTACTCGGATCGCAAACGCTCGGCGGCGCGTACTCGCTCGCCCGCAGCACCATCGACCAAATGGCCGTCCGCGTCGCGCTCCAGTGTTCGGACGCGGACGCGCAGCTCATTCTCAGCAAGGACAACACCGCGGCCCGGTTGCTCTCGCGGCCCGGCGAAGCGATCTACAACGACCAGAACGGGCTCGTGGAGGGGAACGACCCCTTCCAGGTAGTGTGGCTCGCGGAAGAGAAGCGCGAGCAGGTACTCGAAGACCTGCACAAGCGCGCCGGGGACCGCTGGCCCGCTCCGCTCGTGTTTAGCGGGAACACCTCGGCCGCGCTCGCGAACAACCGCGTCCTGGCGAAGCAACTCGCGGAACCCGCACCGGTCAAAGTCCCGACTGCGTGGCTCGGCGACCCGGTCGCGATCAAGGAACCGACCGCCGCGATGTTCCGCGCACACGGCGGCGCGAACCTGTTGATGATCGGGCAGAGCGAAGACGCGGCCCGCGCGCTGTTCGTGTCCTCGGTGCTGAGCCTCGCGGCACAGTTGGTAAGACCTACCCCCGCTCCCACCTTCACCATTCTCGACGGCACGCCCGACGACGCGGACGAGGCCGAGTACCTCCGCAAGTTCGCGGAGCAATTGCCGAACGCGACCTGCCCGAACCGGATGGGGCTTCCCGCAGCGCTCGCGGAACTCGCAAGTGAGGTCGAGCGCCGACAGAAGGGCGAAGCCGAGCGGTCACCGCGGTTCGTGCTGATCTTCGGCGTCCACCGCTTCCGCGAACTCCGCAAAGCGGACGACGATTTCAGCTTCGGTCGAAGGGGCGAGCGCGAACCGACGCCCGCCGAGCGTCTCACCACGATTCTGCGCGACGGCCCGCTCGCCGGGGTCCACGCGATCGTGTGGTGCGATTCGCTGGTGAACCTGAACCGCGCGTTCGATCGACCGCTGGTGCGCGAGTTCGCGATGCGTGTGCTGTTCCAGATGAGCGCGACCGATTCCAGCACGCTCATGGACGCGCCCACCGCGTCGAAGCTCGGCCGGCACCGCGCGCTGTACCTGCAAGACGAGCAGGAGCGCCCGGAGAAGTTCCGCCCCTACGGGCTCCCTCCGGCCGAATGGCTGAACGCGGCGTGCGACGCGCTCCGCGCGCGACTCACGTTGCAGGCGGAACCGGCCGGAGTGTAA
- a CDS encoding WXG100 family type VII secretion target — protein sequence MSQAIVDPAEVRRFASNLKRFNADMQSALAGLHGQLMALGDSWRDQEHDRFRQEFEATMLVLERFLEVSGEHIPFLLRKAERIEEYLSQR from the coding sequence ATGTCGCAGGCCATCGTGGACCCCGCCGAAGTGCGACGGTTCGCCAGCAACTTGAAGCGGTTCAACGCCGACATGCAGTCCGCCCTCGCCGGGCTCCACGGCCAACTCATGGCCCTCGGCGACAGTTGGCGCGACCAAGAACACGACCGCTTCCGGCAAGAATTTGAAGCCACGATGCTCGTCCTGGAGCGCTTCTTGGAAGTGTCCGGTGAGCACATCCCGTTCCTTCTCCGCAAGGCCGAGCGGATCGAAGAGTACCTGTCCCAACGATAG
- a CDS encoding WD40 repeat domain-containing protein, translating to MSRVVRPAVLMLLAGALAVPLVAAEPTGPTADEVKALREKFQAEREQALKAKFPADTLGKADDLAKRAEDAAKGENFKAALRNLRDARWQLPYLPPGLPPHVARVLGESRMRQADRVNALAYSPDGLLLASASRDFNVKVWDLGNGREVATYRGHVDQPDDPTRASTNVLGTTDVVFHPKEKVIASSSGNQVHTWEPTTGKPIKTLVNLGKTDKPIKALAFSPDGKLLAIGSEDGVLRVIDFDTGKAVYTSPSRNVRIERVAFSPNGKLVAVGDSNSQIAVYVPQAKANQIAMGVQGVDTLEVMGVAFGSDGASVFSGGRDGKVRLTAGPGPDGTSAGNTATKLRDFIGHSGPVTGLAVTNDGKFLVTSSEDKTVRVWDVTSGKQLRSFQGHMTKATAVAVRGDGKQVASASDDGAVRVWDLNTVDDHRAMKESAESLWAVAVSPNGKRVAAAGADKKVRVYDPETGKLEATLDAGAAMTALAFLPDSNLLVAGGGDKIVKVWDVSGKKVAKELAGHNLAVLAVAASEDGNLVVSGSADATVRGFDAAGKEVWKWVSRKAACAVSVRRGGRHVAVGIADGGLAILDVTGSTPKELSAQGAHMAGTTCVCYSPDGSRLASVGGDGALRVWSVGETGTLAQLVKFEGQVVPNSATGFSPLSTVCFSPDGRFVAAAGADAVVRVWDVQTKTEVRGLRGHTDWVTSVAFSPDGRFVASVASEKDNALRVFELPPLDGASAAGGHVLAVNAVAVSPNGKFVATAGTDQTIKIWDVATGKEVATLVGNADTPFAIAFLGNDGVVMGGRVPTGTVGRLHFWGTTPPRAGEAVPTGEVYTVVASADGAKVGAWASRQSVGELKNNTYELYDAKGKPLASVPDTNRDVRSATFTPDLAWAVAGDNAGTVRIFDLAKKERIKGDWALFQRGFADLGVTADKKYLVGVDDEGLVKIGDIEKRDVIADGKAHKTGVRSLIVSPTGKTFVTISNDREIKAWSLTEFKDKKIAELRTWAVPVAINGAAYTPDGKSVVTANADGTAYVLELP from the coding sequence ATGTCTCGTGTCGTTCGACCCGCCGTGTTGATGCTCCTCGCCGGCGCGCTCGCGGTGCCGCTCGTGGCCGCGGAGCCCACCGGCCCCACGGCCGACGAGGTCAAGGCGCTCCGCGAAAAGTTCCAGGCCGAGCGCGAACAGGCCCTCAAAGCCAAGTTCCCGGCGGACACGCTCGGGAAGGCCGACGACCTCGCGAAGCGCGCCGAGGACGCCGCGAAGGGCGAGAACTTCAAGGCCGCGCTGCGGAACCTCCGCGACGCGCGCTGGCAACTGCCGTACCTGCCGCCCGGTCTCCCGCCGCACGTCGCGCGTGTCCTGGGCGAGTCCCGGATGCGCCAAGCGGACCGCGTGAACGCCCTCGCGTACAGCCCGGACGGGCTGCTCCTGGCGTCCGCGAGCCGTGACTTCAACGTGAAGGTCTGGGACCTGGGCAACGGGCGCGAGGTCGCGACCTACCGCGGCCACGTCGACCAGCCCGACGATCCCACGCGCGCCAGCACCAACGTCCTCGGGACGACCGACGTCGTGTTCCACCCGAAGGAAAAGGTGATCGCGTCGTCGAGCGGCAACCAGGTCCACACCTGGGAGCCGACCACGGGCAAACCCATCAAGACGCTCGTGAACCTCGGCAAGACGGACAAGCCCATCAAGGCGCTCGCGTTCAGCCCGGACGGGAAGCTGCTCGCGATCGGTTCGGAGGACGGCGTCCTGCGGGTGATCGATTTCGATACCGGTAAGGCGGTCTACACCAGCCCGTCGCGCAACGTCCGCATCGAGCGGGTCGCGTTCAGCCCGAACGGGAAACTGGTCGCGGTCGGCGACAGCAACTCGCAGATCGCGGTGTACGTGCCGCAGGCCAAGGCCAACCAGATCGCAATGGGCGTGCAGGGGGTGGACACGCTCGAGGTCATGGGCGTCGCGTTCGGCAGCGACGGCGCGAGCGTGTTCTCCGGCGGGCGCGACGGCAAGGTGCGCCTCACCGCCGGGCCGGGCCCGGACGGTACGAGCGCCGGCAACACCGCGACCAAGCTCCGCGACTTCATCGGGCACTCCGGACCCGTGACCGGCCTGGCCGTAACGAACGACGGCAAGTTCCTCGTCACCAGCAGCGAGGACAAGACGGTGCGCGTGTGGGACGTGACCTCCGGGAAACAGCTCCGGTCGTTCCAGGGGCACATGACGAAGGCCACCGCAGTGGCCGTGCGCGGCGACGGCAAGCAGGTCGCGTCCGCGTCCGATGACGGCGCCGTGCGCGTGTGGGATCTGAACACCGTGGACGACCACCGGGCGATGAAGGAGTCCGCGGAGTCGCTGTGGGCGGTCGCGGTCTCGCCGAACGGGAAGCGCGTGGCCGCGGCCGGGGCGGACAAGAAGGTCCGCGTGTACGACCCGGAGACCGGCAAACTCGAAGCGACGCTCGACGCGGGCGCCGCGATGACCGCGCTCGCGTTCCTCCCGGACAGCAACCTGCTCGTCGCGGGCGGCGGCGACAAGATCGTCAAGGTGTGGGACGTGAGCGGGAAGAAGGTCGCGAAGGAACTGGCCGGCCACAACCTGGCGGTGCTCGCGGTCGCGGCGAGCGAGGACGGCAACCTCGTGGTGTCCGGCTCGGCGGACGCGACCGTCCGGGGATTCGACGCGGCCGGCAAGGAAGTCTGGAAATGGGTGTCGCGCAAGGCCGCGTGTGCCGTTTCGGTTCGTAGGGGGGGCCGGCACGTCGCGGTCGGCATCGCGGACGGCGGGCTGGCGATCCTGGACGTCACCGGGAGCACGCCGAAGGAACTGTCCGCGCAGGGCGCGCACATGGCCGGGACCACCTGCGTCTGCTACAGCCCGGACGGGAGCCGGCTCGCCAGCGTCGGCGGCGACGGGGCGCTGCGCGTCTGGTCCGTCGGCGAGACCGGCACACTGGCCCAGCTCGTAAAGTTCGAGGGCCAGGTGGTGCCGAACAGCGCGACCGGGTTCTCGCCGCTGTCCACGGTCTGCTTCAGCCCGGACGGGCGGTTCGTCGCGGCGGCCGGGGCGGACGCGGTCGTGCGCGTGTGGGACGTGCAAACCAAGACCGAGGTCCGCGGGCTCCGCGGGCACACGGACTGGGTCACGTCGGTCGCGTTCAGCCCGGACGGGCGGTTCGTCGCGTCCGTCGCCTCGGAAAAGGACAACGCGCTCCGCGTCTTCGAGCTCCCGCCGCTGGACGGGGCGAGCGCGGCCGGCGGGCACGTGCTCGCGGTGAACGCGGTGGCCGTCAGCCCGAACGGGAAGTTCGTGGCCACGGCCGGCACCGATCAGACGATCAAGATCTGGGACGTCGCGACCGGCAAAGAAGTGGCCACGCTCGTCGGCAACGCGGACACGCCGTTCGCGATCGCGTTCCTGGGCAACGACGGCGTGGTCATGGGCGGGCGCGTCCCGACGGGCACCGTCGGCCGGCTCCACTTCTGGGGCACCACCCCGCCCCGCGCGGGCGAAGCGGTCCCGACCGGCGAAGTGTACACGGTGGTGGCCTCGGCCGACGGCGCGAAGGTCGGCGCGTGGGCCTCGCGCCAGTCGGTCGGCGAACTGAAGAACAACACTTACGAACTCTACGACGCGAAGGGCAAGCCGCTCGCATCGGTTCCCGATACGAACCGGGACGTCCGGTCGGCGACGTTCACGCCGGATCTGGCGTGGGCCGTGGCCGGCGACAACGCCGGTACCGTCCGCATCTTCGATCTGGCCAAGAAGGAACGAATTAAAGGCGACTGGGCACTGTTCCAGCGCGGCTTCGCGGACCTCGGCGTCACCGCCGACAAGAAGTACCTCGTCGGGGTCGACGACGAGGGGCTGGTGAAGATCGGCGACATCGAGAAGCGGGACGTGATCGCGGACGGTAAGGCACACAAGACCGGCGTGCGGTCGCTGATCGTGTCGCCGACCGGCAAGACCTTCGTCACCATCAGTAACGACCGCGAAATCAAGGCGTGGTCGCTGACCGAGTTCAAGGACAAGAAGATCGCGGAGCTCCGCACGTGGGCGGTGCCGGTCGCGATCAACGGGGCCGCTTACACCCCGGACGGCAAGTCCGTCGTGACCGCCAACGCCGACGGCACCGCGTATGTGCTCGAGCTGCCGTAA